Genomic DNA from Deltaproteobacteria bacterium:
GACCCTAGGTGACTGCAAGAATTGCTGCGGTGAAGTCGGAAGGGCAACCACAGGGGGTTGCCCCTTACAATTCCGATTCTTCTTTGCGCCCTTTGCGCTCTTTGCGGTTAAATCATCCTCGTTCAGCAAACACATGCCAACGCTGCGCCGGAAACTCGACGGCCGCGTTCTGTCCGACGGCGACTTCGGTGTCGCCGGCGAGCTTGACGAGCAGCGTCACGCCGTTCAATTCAACTTCCAACAATGCCGCGTCGCCGAGATAATTTTTACTGGTGATTTTACCGAGCTTCGTCGTAACCCCGTGGCTCGGCGCGGGCGAAACCTGCACATGCTCCGGGCGAATCGCCAGCGTCACGCCGGTTCCGGCAGCCATGCCATCGGGCACCGCGACCGCCATCGCGCCAAGCGGACAATCGACGCGGTCTTTGCTTTTGACTTCGCCCTTGAAGAAATTCATCTCGCCGACAAATTGCGCGACGAACAAACTCGCCGGCTTTGCGTAAATGTCCTGCGGCTGGGCGATTTGAATGATCTCGCCTTGGTTCATCACGCAAACCCGATCGCCCATGCTCAGCGCTTCCGCTTGATCGTGGGTGACATAGAGCGTCGTCACGCCCACCGCTTTAGTAATTTTTCTCAGCTCGACGCGCATCTGCTCGCGCAAGCGCGCGTCGAGATTGCTGAGCGGCTCATCCATTAAAAGAATTTTCGGCTCGGTCACGATGGCGCGCGCCATGGCGACGCGCTGTTGTTGGCCGCCGCTCAAGTCCGTCGCCGGCCGGTCTTCAAGACCGTCGAGTTGAACGAGCTTCAATGCCGCGCGCACTTTGGGAGCGATTTGATCCTTGGCGATCTTGCGCCGGCCTTTGATCAGCGGGAAGGCGACGTTGTTGAAGACGTTCATATGCGGCCAGATCGCGTAGGACTGAAACACCATGCCGATGTCGCGCTTTTCCGTCGGCACGTAGACGCCGCGCGCCGGAGAATTTACCAACGTGCCGTCGATTTCTAATTCGCCGGCGTCGGGCCTTTCCAATCCGGCGACGCTGCGCAGCGTCGTAGTCTTGCCGCAGCCGCTCGGGCCGAGCAGTACGCAGAATTCTTTCTCGGCGATTTCCAAATCGATGCCGCGCAGCGCTTCGACGCGCCCACGCCGGCTATCGAACCATTTTCGCAAACCACGGATGCTGATCATGGATCCTCGCTACGCTCGAAATTCCAGATTACAGATTCCATATTTCAGATTTGATCAGATGGAAAAATTTTGAATCTGGAATTTGAAATCTAGAATCGCGCTCAACGCCTCGCCCTCACTATCCCAACTCGACTTCACCGATTCGAGCAAAGATGAATTTCAACAGACCGACGACTACCACGGCGAACAAAACTAGAATCACGCCCAACGCCGCGACCTGGGGCACCCAACCGCTGCCCCAAAACTGCCAGACGATGGTCGAGATGACGACGTTCTTGCGCGTGCCCAGGGTCAATGCCATGGTCACTTCGCGATAGGCGAGCATGCTGATCCAAATCCAGCTGTTGAAAATGCCGCTCGCCACCAGCGGCAAGACGATCCGGCCGAGCACGCGCGCCGTCGACGCGCCCGCCACCTTGCCCGCTTCTTCCAGCTCGCGGTGCACTTGGATCATCACGCCGTTGGTCGTGCGCGTGCCGTAGGCGATCCACGAGATCGTGTGCGCCAGCGCGATGATGATGACGGTGCCGTAAATCGGAAAATAAACTCGGTAGGCGAGACTCAAATAGGCCAGCCCGACGCCGAGAAGAATGCTCGGAATCGCGTGCGGCAAAAACGCCATGGTGTCCAGCGAACCACGGAAGCTCACCTGGGTGCGCACGACGATCCAGGAAACTAGCACGCTCAGCACCATCGTCGCGGTCGGCACCGCGATCATCAGAATCGCCGTGTTGATGAACGGCAGCGCGTCGACAAAATCGAAGATCGTCGCGAAATTGTTGAGCGAGATTTGTTCCCAGGCTTCGGCGGAGGGCAATTGCAAGTGCGGCAGCAAGGAAGCCCAGAGCAGCACCAGAAACGGAATGAACACTTCCATCGATAGATATAAGAACGAAAACGCCAGCGCCGCCCATTTCCATTTTCCCAATGCGATCTCGCGCGGCCGGTAACCGCGCCCGGTGATCACCGTGTATTTTTTGCCATGCTGCACCAAGCGCACGTAAAAATAAGCGAGCAGCAGACCCGCCGCGAGCATCACCGCGCCATAGGCGCCGGCGATGCCGTAGTTGGGCAGACCGGTGGGCGGATTGGTCGATGTGAAAATCGACGCGCTGAGCACCAGTATGCGCGCCGGGAAACCGATGATCGCCGGCACTTCGAACACGGCGATGGCCGACATAAATAAATAAACCATCACGCCGGCGATGGCCGGCCAGGTGATCGGCACGTTGATGCGCAGAAAAGTTTGCAGCTTGCTGACCCCGGCAGTATAAGCCGCCTCTTCGAGAGATGGGTCCATGGTCCGGTACGCCGCGCCCAACATGAAAAACGCCGACGGCACGAACGATACGCCTTGAATAAACGCCATGCCGGGTATGTTGTAGAGACTGATAATTGGTTCGTCGAGACCGAACAATTGCATCGCCCACTGGTTGACCAAGCCGATGCGCGGGCTTAGCAAAAGAATCCACGCGATGGTGCGCAGAAACACCGGCACGAGAATGCCCACGGTCATCAAAACATAGATAGTATTTTTGAACGGAATGTCGGTGCGGTTGAGCAGCCACACCAGCGGCACGGCGAAGGCCAGAGCCACGACCACCGTGCCGCAGGCGAACATCAATGTGTTGAGGAGAATTTTGTAGGTGCTTGGCGCGCTATAAACCGCGGCGAAGTTGGCCAGCGTCAGCGGCCCGCCCTCGCCGGGAAATCCCGTGCGCAGGCTCATCAGCACCACCATCACCAGCGGCACGCCGACCATGACGAGAAGCAGTGTTAATAAACCGCCGGCGAACCAGTCGATGCCCCCAACGCGTTCCCGCGTCGCGCCGCCCAGCGCGCTCAATTCTGCCGCCTTTACATTGGCCACGGTATTCTTTTACGGTTCTTCCGGTTGCGATTTTTGCACGGCCTTGTAGGGGCGAAAAATCTTTCGCCCCCCAAACTTATAGACCGGTAAAGCCAAAGATCTTGCCGTACTCGCGCGACAGACGGTCGACGGTTTCTGCGTGCTCCTGATTGATGTAGACGACTTTTTTCCCCTGCACATATTTATGCGCCGGCGTGCCGGGGATCAGCACCGAAGTCTGGCCGGCATACTTATCCCAAATTTTTTGCGCCTCCGCGGTCGCGAGAAATGCCGCGAACAGGTGGCCGGCCTTGGGATGGGCTGCGTTCTTCGGCACGCCGGCATGATAGGCCGGCGCGATCAGCGGCGACACCGCTTCGGCGAAAACCACCGGCGCGGTTTTGTTCTTGTCCGACTTCGCCTCGCTGTCGCTCAACGACACCGCGACGACGATTTCACCCAACAGCAAGCGGTTGTAGATTTCGCCAAGCCGGCCGAGAATCAAATCTTGCTTGGTCAACTCCTTGACAAAATGCGTCGTCCTCTCCTCGCCCCAAGGGCCAACCGCCAAGCGCGCCATGTGATGGGTCGCGCTCGACACGCCGATCTTGCCTTTCCATTTCGGGTTCAACAGATCTTCCCAACTCTTGGGTATATCTTTCGCCGACACCAACTTTTTATTGTAAGCCGGCAAAACGAATTGATTGGCGAAGCTCACCGAGCCTCCGTCATATTGAATCGCTTTGGGGTCGACGCCGACGCTCTTGTAGTCGAAGGCTTGATGCATCTTCTTGACCCAGAGAGTCGCATGGTGGGCGTCGGTGACGACCATCAAATCCCACTCCGGCGGCACGCCGCTGGCCCCCAGACCGACGACTTTGCCGATGTCGCGCGTCATGTTGCCCGAAGGGCTGTACTGCATCTTGACGTTGACGGCGTATTTTTTATTGAACGCCGCGCTCAAAGCCTGGGCACCCTGAGGTGTCAACGTTGACGGCGCGTAAAACTCGATGGTTCCTTCCTGCTTGGCGCCTTTGATCAACTCGTCGATAGGAGCGGCGCCGGCGTTGGCCCCGCGGCTAAGCGCGAGAATGACCAGCAGACAGCAAACGAGAAAACTTTTCATATCGACTCCTTTGCGTTTCGAAAACCTATCGCGACTCCGCGCGATAAGATCGTTTATCGTAATAACTCGCCGAATCCTTCCCTGCGGTGAATCATCCTTTTTTTAATTTTGCGCTCTTTGCGTTCTTTGCGGCCAATCCCTCATTGAATCTTCGGCCCGGTATATTCCAGCACGTACAAGCCGCCTTTGATCCGATCGGTCACATAAATCAGCCCGTCGGTGTCGACGTAGAGGTCATTGAACATCGGCGCCTTCTGTCCCTCCGGCGCCGGCGGAATGAAGTAGCCCACTTCTTCCGGTCGATACTGGTTGCGAATGTCGAACACACGCAGGCCGGCGTTGTAGTAGGTGACAAAGATAATATTTTCACTTTGAAATGACCCCGGCCGGTTCTCGTGCACGTTGTGCGGGCCGAAGCGCAGGCCGCGGCTGCAAAAATCGCCTTGCGGCACCGGACAGGTGCTGACGATCACCGGATTTCGCTCTTCGCGGATGTCGATAATCCACACCCGCTTTTCACCCTCTTTGCAGTCGTATTTCACCGATTCGTCCACTGCGACGACGAGTTTTCTTCCTGGCAGCGGCAACGTCGTGTGCGCGTAGCCGCCGAAGGGCGGGCTCCAGTCGATGTGGCTGATCGTTTTCGGTTTACCGATGTCGGAGATGTCGAGGATCGCCATGCCGGCATCGACCAGCGCGACGTAGGCGCGCTCGCCGTGCGGCACCGCGCCATGAACGTAGAAATGTTCGCCGGCGAACGGCGTCCAATCCGCCGGCGTGTCTTCGCCATCCTTAGTGCCGGGAATCCACCAGCGCCCTGCTTCTTTCGGACTCGTCGGATTAGAAATATCCGCGATCAAATAAGCCCGCTCGCGAATCCCCGGCAGATAGGCGCCGACATGGGCGTACTTGCCGTCGCTGAACCACATGCGATGCACGCCTTTGCCGGGCAATTTAAGATAGCCGATCTCGCGCGGCTCGGTGGGTTTCTCGATGGAATAAACTTTGATGCCCGCTTCGTTGGGCACGCTATCGGGAACCGATTTGTCGAAGTAGGGCCGCTCCTGATTTTGTATCAGTATATCGCCGACAATCTGCACTTTATGCGCGTGAGTATTCGCCGCATGCGGCATCTGCGTGATCAACCGCGGCGCGCTGGGATCGGCAACGTCGAGAATGCTCAGCGCCATCGGCGAGGTACCGAGATGCGCCAAGTAAATATAGCGGCCATGCTTGACCAGTTGCATGCCGTCTCCATGGCCGTTCAAGTCATGGTGGCCGATCACCCGCATGTTGAAGCATTCGCTCTTGGCTTGCATCGCGGCGATTTCAGCACTCATGCATTTACTCCAGTGAATAGTTATCGAAGGCTGGGTTCTTATAATGGCGCGAGCGCGCGCTTGTCAATCAGTATTCGGCTAGTAGTCAGCGAACGGACAGTGTGCTAAGTACACCCAACGAATGCGAAAGACGCCGGAGCTCATGATGAAGAAACAGCTACTGATATTCGTCTTACTCGTCCTGTGTGGTTTCGCCCGCACTTCCGACGCGCAAATCAAACGCATCGCCGTCGCCTACAGCGCCGTCAGCGCGACGCAATCGTCGTTCTTCGTCACCAAAGAAGCCGGCATCTTCGAGAAGCACGGCCTCAACGTCGACCCGGTATACGTCGCCAGCGGCACCAAAGTCGCCCAAGCGGTGATCGCCGGGGAATTTCCCGTCGCTTTGGCCGGCGGCACTGTCGTGAATGCAACACTGGCTGGCGGCGACATCGTCATCATTGGCGGTTTGGTCAACGTGCCGTCGTTCTACGTCTACGTCCATCCATCGATCAAACGGCCGGAGGATTTCAAAGGCAAATCCATCGGCATCACCACCTACGGTTCGTCGACGGACTTTTCGATTCGCTATCTGATCAAAAAATGGGGCATGGAGCCGGACCGCGATATCAAGATTTTGCAAATGGGCGGCCAGCCACAAATCGTCGCCGCCATGGTCGGCGGCAGCGTCCAGGGCGGCGTACTGTCTTCGCCGGCAAACTACCGCGCCGCCAAAGCCGGCTTTCACCAGCTCGTCGATTTCAAATCCGTCGGCCTTGATTATCCCACCGTCAGCCTGGTATCGACGCGCTCGTTCATCAAAAAGGATCCCCAGACCGTGCGCCGCTTCATGATGGCCTATAGCGAAGGCGTCGAGCGGCTCTATCGCGACAAGGAATTCACCATGAAGGTCATCGGCAAATACACCAAGACCGACGACCGCGAAGGCTTGGAATCCGCCTTCGCCTTCGCCACCACATTCATCGAGCGCCCGCCGCACCTGCCATACAAGGCGGTGGAAACCATCTTAGCCCAGCTCGGCGAGAAGGACGCCAAAGCGCGCGAAGCCAAGCCGGAAGAATTCATCGACCCGACATTCTACAATGAGATGGAAAAATCCGGCTACTTCAAAACCATCGCCCGCTGACGCTACGACTCTCGGGTTCGGATTATCCTCTCGCAAAGCATGTCCTGAGCCAAGTCGAAGGAGCGCAAGGCTCGCAAAGTTTCGGATTTAATTTTTTTCCGAACTTAGCGCCTTTGCGCCTTTGCGGGAGATAATCCGAATCCCCGTCAGCGTTTACACGACGCAAACCATCATGCTAAACAGCCAATGACCCATTCGGAGGAAGAAGCCCATGGCGCAGATCGTTTCGATCATCGGCATCACGCACAATCCATTTATGCCGCGCCTGTTCAAACAGCCACAGCAACCGCCCGGCGCCGCCAAAGTCAAAGAACGGATCGCCATGATGCGGGAGAAACTCGCCGAGGCCAAAGTCGACGTGCTGGTATGCATCGGCAACGATCATCTGCACCAATTTTTTATGGACAACATGCCGGCCTTCATGATCGGCAAGATGGAGCAGTACGACGGAATTTTTTACGACGAAGAGCGCGAGTTCGGTTTGCCCAAGTACAAACTCCAGGGCGACCTCGACGTCTCCGACGCGATCATGGAAGGCGCCTTCGACCGCGGCGTCGATTTTTCTTATTCCAATGAATTGACCATCGATCATTCGATCGTCGTGCCGATGATGTTCGTCCGCCCCGAGATGGATATCCCCATCGTGCCGATCCTGACCAACTGCATCGCTCCACCGATGCCGCGGCCCAAACGCTACTTCGAAGTCGGCAAAGCGCTGCGGGCCGCCATCGACAGCCTGCCGACGAATAAAAGAATCGGCGTGTTGGTCAGCGGCCACCTGTCGCTAGAAATAGGCGGCCCGAAAATGTTCGAGCCACGCTTGACCGATCCCAAATTCGACGCCAACGCGGTAGGCTGGATCGTCAACGGCAACATCGACGCCGCCACGGAAGCCTGCGCGCCGGAAAAAATAATCGAATACGGCAACATGACCAGCGGCTATCTGAACTTCATCATGATGATGGGCCTCGCCAATCTAGCAAAACCCTCCTACGCTGAAGGTTTGGACGCCGGATTTCCGGCAATCCCGTTCTTCAACTGGGATGAACAGGTCAAAGTATAAACGTCGAAAGAACTACCTATGGACTTGAAGATTCTCTCAACCGTCTTCACTTCGGTCTTCATCGCCGAACTCGGCGACAAGACCCAACTCGCGACCATGCTGTTCGCTTCGGACAAGGACACCAGCAAACTGACGGTCTTTCTCGGCGCCGCCGCTGCGCTCGTGGTTACTTCCGCCATCGGCGTCGCCGCGGGCTCGACCATGTCGCAGTATGTGAGCGAGAAGACGTTGCAGTACGTCGCGGAAATCGGTTTTATCGCTATCGGTATTTGGACTTTGGTGAAAGCGTAGTCGTTATGAAATACTTTGAGTTTCTTAGTGACATTACAACCCGGACTAGTCCGATGACAACGAAAAAAACACGCACAAAAGTCCGCTTCGCGGTTTGCATAGACAATACGGAATATCCCGCTTCCCTAGAACTGCATAAATTGTATCGGGTCGTTTCCGACAAGGACGCGCAGAACGATGGAGATTTGCGGATTATCGACGAAAGTGGCGAAGACTACATCTATCCCAACGACTATTTTTTGCTGCTGGACACTCCTCGCGGCATTCTATAGTCGCCCAATCAACGGAGGCCCCATGAGCAAATACCTAATGAATAAACTGATCCATCTCGTCAACATGGATGAAAAAGCCGAAGAAAAGTATTGCGCCAATCCGCGCGCCTTCGTTGAGGAGTGGGAGAAAACCCAGAAGTTAAAATTATCGCCCGAAGAACGCGAAGCTCTGGCGG
This window encodes:
- a CDS encoding ABC transporter ATP-binding protein; its protein translation is MISIRGLRKWFDSRRGRVEALRGIDLEIAEKEFCVLLGPSGCGKTTTLRSVAGLERPDAGELEIDGTLVNSPARGVYVPTEKRDIGMVFQSYAIWPHMNVFNNVAFPLIKGRRKIAKDQIAPKVRAALKLVQLDGLEDRPATDLSGGQQQRVAMARAIVTEPKILLMDEPLSNLDARLREQMRVELRKITKAVGVTTLYVTHDQAEALSMGDRVCVMNQGEIIQIAQPQDIYAKPASLFVAQFVGEMNFFKGEVKSKDRVDCPLGAMAVAVPDGMAAGTGVTLAIRPEHVQVSPAPSHGVTTKLGKITSKNYLGDAALLEVELNGVTLLVKLAGDTEVAVGQNAAVEFPAQRWHVFAERG
- a CDS encoding iron ABC transporter permease, with amino-acid sequence MANVKAAELSALGGATRERVGGIDWFAGGLLTLLLVMVGVPLVMVVLMSLRTGFPGEGGPLTLANFAAVYSAPSTYKILLNTLMFACGTVVVALAFAVPLVWLLNRTDIPFKNTIYVLMTVGILVPVFLRTIAWILLLSPRIGLVNQWAMQLFGLDEPIISLYNIPGMAFIQGVSFVPSAFFMLGAAYRTMDPSLEEAAYTAGVSKLQTFLRINVPITWPAIAGVMVYLFMSAIAVFEVPAIIGFPARILVLSASIFTSTNPPTGLPNYGIAGAYGAVMLAAGLLLAYFYVRLVQHGKKYTVITGRGYRPREIALGKWKWAALAFSFLYLSMEVFIPFLVLLWASLLPHLQLPSAEAWEQISLNNFATIFDFVDALPFINTAILMIAVPTATMVLSVLVSWIVVRTQVSFRGSLDTMAFLPHAIPSILLGVGLAYLSLAYRVYFPIYGTVIIIALAHTISWIAYGTRTTNGVMIQVHRELEEAGKVAGASTARVLGRIVLPLVASGIFNSWIWISMLAYREVTMALTLGTRKNVVISTIVWQFWGSGWVPQVAALGVILVLFAVVVVGLLKFIFARIGEVELG
- a CDS encoding extracellular solute-binding protein, coding for MKSFLVCCLLVILALSRGANAGAAPIDELIKGAKQEGTIEFYAPSTLTPQGAQALSAAFNKKYAVNVKMQYSPSGNMTRDIGKVVGLGASGVPPEWDLMVVTDAHHATLWVKKMHQAFDYKSVGVDPKAIQYDGGSVSFANQFVLPAYNKKLVSAKDIPKSWEDLLNPKWKGKIGVSSATHHMARLAVGPWGEERTTHFVKELTKQDLILGRLGEIYNRLLLGEIVVAVSLSDSEAKSDKNKTAPVVFAEAVSPLIAPAYHAGVPKNAAHPKAGHLFAAFLATAEAQKIWDKYAGQTSVLIPGTPAHKYVQGKKVVYINQEHAETVDRLSREYGKIFGFTGL
- a CDS encoding extradiol ring-cleavage dioxygenase, with the protein product MAQIVSIIGITHNPFMPRLFKQPQQPPGAAKVKERIAMMREKLAEAKVDVLVCIGNDHLHQFFMDNMPAFMIGKMEQYDGIFYDEEREFGLPKYKLQGDLDVSDAIMEGAFDRGVDFSYSNELTIDHSIVVPMMFVRPEMDIPIVPILTNCIAPPMPRPKRYFEVGKALRAAIDSLPTNKRIGVLVSGHLSLEIGGPKMFEPRLTDPKFDANAVGWIVNGNIDAATEACAPEKIIEYGNMTSGYLNFIMMMGLANLAKPSYAEGLDAGFPAIPFFNWDEQVKV
- a CDS encoding TMEM165/GDT1 family protein; the protein is MDLKILSTVFTSVFIAELGDKTQLATMLFASDKDTSKLTVFLGAAAALVVTSAIGVAAGSTMSQYVSEKTLQYVAEIGFIAIGIWTLVKA